Genomic window (Terriglobia bacterium):
GATCGAGCCCTTCGACTACGCCGGCGTCACCCTGCGCCAGAGCCTGTGGCAGCGCCAGGCCTCGTCCGGGCGCGATTACTACCTGAGCATCTCCAATGACGACATCCTGCACGGCTATCGCGTGGCGGCCGGCACGGCCAACGCCCCCGGCAGGGCGCTCGGCGGCTGGGCCAGCCCCAACTCCAACACCGTCCTCGGCCAGTGGCTGCAGTCCATGGCGCGCATGCAGCGCGCTTACGGCGACAAGGACCTGCTGGAGAAGGCCAACATCCTGGTCAGCGAATACGCCAAGTGCTGGCCGGCCATGTCCGGCGGCGCCGCGCGCGGCGGCTTGAGCCATTATCCTTATGAGAAGCTCGTCGGCGGCCTGCTCGACATGCACCATTACGGCGGCCATCCTGAAGCCCTGGCGCTGTGCGACAAGATCACCGAGGCCGCAGTGACTTCGTTCAATCGCGACTGCGTGCCGGCCAATCGCGAGCCTTGGGAACTGCACTCCGGCCGCCCGGGCGAGTGGTACACGATGCCGGAAAACCTCTACCGCGCCTACCAGCTCACGGGGAATTCGCTGTACAACGAGTTCGCGAACGTCTGGCTCTATCCGGCCTATTGGGACAAGTTCGCCGCAACGGCCGATCCGAAGGACGCCCAGGGCGTACACGCCTACAGCCACTGCAACAGCTTCTCGAGCGCGGCCGTGGCTTACGACGTGACCGGCGATGAGAAGTACCTGCGCATCATGAAAAATTTCTACGATTGGATGCAACGTCGTCAGACCTACGCCACCGGCGGCTACGGCCCCGACGAGCGCTTCGTTTACTCCGACGGCGCTTTGGGCGATTCCCTTGAATGCTACTCGGCCAGCTTTGAGTGTCCCTGCTGCTCGTGGGCCGCGATCAAGCTCTCGAGATACCTGATGATGTACACCGGCGAGGCGCGCTATGGCGACTGGATCGAGCGGCTGCTCTACAACGGCGTCGGCGCGGCGCTGCAGATCAAGGATCGCGGCGTGCACATGTATTACATGGATTATCACCTGGGCTCGGCCCTGAAATATTATTCCCGCAACGCATTCACCTGCTGCTCGGGCACGTATTTCCAGAACATCACCGAGTATTCGAACCTCGTTTACTTCAAGGACGCCAGAGGGCTCTTCGTAAACCTTTACCTCCCCTCGGAGGTCGAGTGGAAAGGCCCGGCAGGCACCGTCAAGATCGCACAGACGACGGGATATCCCGAAGCCGGGGCCAGCACACTCAAGCTGTCGATGGATCAGCCGGCTGCGTTCGCGCTCAGACTGCGCGTGCCGGGCTGGTCGAAGGGCATGACCGTCAGGGTCAACGGGCAGACCCAGACGGCGGATATCAGGCCGGACCAATGGGCCACGGTCAGCCGCGAGTGGAGGCCGGGCGACACGGTGGAGATCACGATCCCGCTGCAGTTCCGCCGCGTGCCGATCGACGAACAGCATCCCAATCGCGTCGCCATCGTGCGCGGGCCGGTGGTGTACGGGCAGGAGGATCCGCACAAGTGGCTGTCGGATATCCCGGCGAGCGACGACGAACTCGACAAGCTGATGAAGCCGCTGGCGAACGACCCGGCCGTCTTCCAGATCGACAACGAGCCCGTGGTGCAGCAGCGCAACGCCTTCAAGCCGTTCTACCGCTTCGTCGAGCTGGAGCGCTACCGCATGTACTTCGATCCCAGGCACCGCCGCGTGCTGTGGTGAAAGCCTTGGGTATGGGATCGCATTTTGTCAAGATCGCCGCGGAAGCCAGCGAACGCTATCGTCTGTCCTATTGGGACGGCGCGATCGTCGCGGCTGCCGATCTTCTGGGCGCGGGAGTCCTGTACATCGAAGATCTGAAGGATGGCCAGCAATACGGGACCGTTCGCGTCTGCAATCCGTTCTGGAAGCGTGGCCGTCGCGAATGAGCCATCTCCCGGTGCCGCGTGCTGCCCCCGGGGCTTCGGCGTTTACCTGCTTGCCACAAAGGCGCCGCGGCGCAAAGACGCAAGCGCTGTCGTTCGGGGAAAATCCTGGGGGCAGCGGCTGTCAGCTCGCCTTGGGCTTCGCAATCTCGCTGAACAGGTAGAGTGTGAGGCCGTTGGGCTCCTTGAGACAGAAACTGCGATGCCCCCATGGCTGAACCGTCAGCTCCTGCTGTACAGGCAATCGCCGTCCGACAGCTCTGCGGTACGCCTCCTGAACGTCCGCCACCTCGATCACCATGAAAGCACCCTGAGGAACCCTGTCATCCCAGAGATGGGATGAGCCACCGCCTCTTGGGCGCGTTATTACCTCAATCATCCCGGAAGCAGCACTAAAGACGGTGCCGCGATCGTCTGGTCCGCGATCCCAGGAATCAACGATGGCGAACTCAAGGCCATCTCGATAAAAGGAGACGGTTCTTTCGTATTCCGCCGTCAGGTAAGCGAAGCGAAATTGTCCACTATTCATAGCCGGACCTCCTGAAAATTGTCCGCTTCCTCAAATGGTACCAAACCACGAGTCCCGCTTCAGACGGATTCTGGACTCTCCTGCAATTCATCATGGGTTCCATCAGAACTTCGATGAGCAGATCGCCGGCCTTGACAAGGCCGGCCAGTGGCCGGACGCGGCCGGCTGAGGCGGTCCCGGGCTCATGTGCTTTCAAGAGGGCCGCCCTTGCCTTGAGTGCGCCCGAAATCAGCGCGGGCCCGGGGCCCCCTTTCAAGGACGCGGCAGCTGCTTCCCATCCGAAATCGGGGATATTTTCGAGATGCTTCCAGGCCAGGTGCACCATCCCCACCGACCCGCTCCAAAACAATTCCCTATCATTCACATGGCCCCCCTCGGATCCTTCTCGGCGCGGAGGTCCGCCGTTTCAAATCTCCGAGAGCATGCAAGGGCAAAACTGGACACCCACTTCCCCCGACGCCTTCAGTGGGTGTCCACGTTGGTTAGCGCAAATATTTCAGGCTGTTTTTTGAAGTTAAGGCCTGATGCGCGCGGCTCGGAGCTATTACGTTATTCGGCTCAGGTTCCTTGAATGCCACCTGATCACACACGTACCAGTCGGGTAAGGCCATCCCTTAGTTTCGAGTTTTCTTAAATTGGCCTTAAAGTCAAATTCCGGGCCTGTTTTCTCGATTTAAGGGGTCTTTTACAAGTGAGAAATCGCAGATATCAAATTCTGTCAAAGCTTTGCCGTCGTCAGTCCCCCGTTTCCCCGTTTCCATTTCCTTGAAAATGCCGTGCCAGGCGACATGGAACTGGCGTAAAATCGCGTTTGTGATCGGGCTTGAGCTCCGGGCAGCGGCAGCGGGAATCGCTCCTCTTGGTATGGAGGCTACAAATGTCCAGGGATGTTCTACCGAGGCAAAACGCTGAAATGCACGTCGTTACTACTAAGATGGGCCGCGTTTCCGTGCTGCTTCTGCTGCTCATCGGTGTGCCGGGAGTCGCGTTATCAGCTCAGGACCAAAACACACGAATCGAGATCAGCCCTCCGAATCCGGTTTCGAATGACAACATCGTTTACCGGCTGAGCGGAACCTGGCGGGACAGCTGCGTTCCGCAGTCGCCGAAAGTCTCCGTTTCTGCGGGAGAGGTGCGCATCCGCACCTCAAACCCCGGAAGTGCCTGTGCCCAGGTCCTCACACCTTGGAGTCTGATGGGCTCTCTAGGTGAATTGACCCCGGGCGGCTATAGCCTCATCGTTGACTATTCGGGACCGGGCGCGCCGGCGGCTGTGGAAAAAGCCCGGACGTCTTTTTCGGTCGCGCCGTCGGCCACTTTCAACGAGGCCATCCTGCCGCTCGTCATTAATGGCACCGCTGCAGAAAAACTCCATTATCAGACGATTTTTACGATTCTGAACACCACGACGCAAAGTGTCAACGCGACCCTTCAGGTTTATAGCAATGAGGGAACTCCAGGCGGGGTTTTCTGCGCGCCGCTGGCGCCGCCGCCATCCAGTCTCACGGCGACGCTGAACCCGGACGAGCTATTTTTGCGGTTCACTTCTGCGGATCTGCCGTTTCGCAATGGCTGGGCCCGCCTCACCTGGGAAGGACCGTCCTCGCTTCTCGCCAGCGAAGAAGTGACGCTGGTGGCTGCCCCGCCTCCGCCCTGCCTCTTGATCTGCAACTGGCCATCCACAGAAAAAGTCTCCAGCATGCAGGTCCCGGCTATGGTCCCGGCGATTGAATTCAGGCTTCCCATCACATTCAACCCATACCGGCAGACCGCCCTGGCTCTCATCAACCCGTCGGCATCGGTGCCCGTCAACGTGAAACTTTCCATGCTGGATGCCTCGGGGAAGCCGGCGCAATTGGGAGTTCCTAAGTCATTTGACGTGAAGATCGGCCCGCTGGAGCGGATCAGCAAATTCCTCTGGCAAATGGCCACTGAGCATTCGGCCCTCACCGTGATCTTTCCGGTGCCGGAGAACTTTCAAGGGTCCCTAGTCCTGACGGCGGACAATCCATTCGTGGCGAGCGCGGTAAACTTCATGTTTCCAGAGGGCAAATTCGTTTCCATCCCGATTTTCACCGCGTCCCGCTGATGCGAACCCCACCAGGGGTCTCATGGAATTTTCCTGCCGAAATCCCCGTGCCTCGCGAGCATGAAGACCGCGGTGTGCGGCCGCATTACGCACTTAGCAAAAACAGCCCCCCGGCAATCCGCAGCGCACGGCCGACGATCTCCTTCCATACAGGCGCCCGTCCTGCCATTTATGGGTGCGGATTCGCATTCATCTCGGACCGATCTTTTCAAGGAAAGAGCGCAGACGATTGAGGTATTCAGTGCCTGCCGTGCCGATGAGGTCGTTGTGGCCTGCGCCGGGCACCGCGAAGAATTCCTTCGGCGGCGCGGCGAGGTCATAGAGCCTCCTGCCGAGCCGGAACGGGACGATCTCATCCCGATCGCCGTGGATGAAGAGCTTGGGGCAGCCGATGCCTTGTATCTTGGCAGCGGAATCGAACCTAACGCCTGTGAGCGGCTGCAGCAGACCGATCGGCATGATGGTCTTCGCCATATCCCATGCCGTCGTGAAGGTCGACTGCAGCACTATCCCGTCTACGGGCACCCTGGCCGCCAGGTCTACGGCGACGACTCCGCCCAATGATTCCCCAATCAGGACCAGCTTGCTCCCGCCGGCCGCCCGCTCTCTCTTCCACCACTCGTAAGCAGCCCGGGCGTCGAGGTAAAGCCCCTTCTCGGATGGTTTGCCTTCACTTCTTCCATAACCCCGGTAATCGATGATCATCACGTGGACGTTCAACTCACGGAGCAATCGGATCCAGCCGAGCCGATGGCTGATATTGCCTGCGTTGCCATGAAGAATCAGGAGTGTCGGCTGCGCTCCGGGTTGCGGGATGAACCATCCATGCAGCCTCACGCCGTCTTCCGCGACGATTTTCAGGTCCTGGTACTCGAGGCCGAGTAATGAGGGATCTCCCTCGAGTGCTTTGGAAGGAAAATAGACAAACATCCGTTCGAGCACGTTTGAGGTCATCACCAGCAGCAGGACGCCGCACAGAAAAACCAGAATTACCCAGTGCCGCCGGGCAAACCGGCCGGCTGTCTTCAAACGAGAGGTCACGGGTTGCTATTGTATTGTGGAATAACCAGCGTCAGGAAGTGAAAAGGCTCAGCCGGATGTGCTGCAAAGAAGCTTGCAGATAGTATTCCCGCTTCCTATGATGAAGGCTTCGGAGGAAGCCACATGGATCATGAATCGGATCGACGCGACTTTATTCGAGGTCTTGCGGCTGCGATTGGTGCGGCCGGCGTGAGCCTGAACTGGGCTGAGTGCGCTGATGCAGTGCAGGGTCCCGGCGCTGCGCCGAAGCCTCAGAAGGCTCCGGCTGGAAATCTGGTCGGGATTCAAATGGGTCCGCACACGATGCTCGATGAGGGCATCGACCGCTGCCTGGATCTGATTCAGGAAACTGCGGCAATCAACACGCTCTTCGTATACAGCCACGCCTATGGCGGCGACCTGCGCAAGCCGCTCAGCTATCTTGCGACCGACCACGGCGTGCCGCCGCACGACCAGCGCGCGCGCACTTTGCCGCTGGTCTGGGTCAAACAACATGATCAGTTCTTCGAGGACACGACCTTGCGTCACCAGAAGGTCGACGCGACCTTTGATTACTACGATCGCGACCTCTTTGCGGAACTCGTCGCGCCCGTAAGGAAACGCGGCATGAAGCTCTACGCGCGCATTCTGGAGTCGGGCTCGCGCGCGGTCCAGAACGTGTCGAAGGTCGCCACCGTCAACGTCGCCGGCCGCCCGACACAGACAGGATGCTGGAATCATCCTGAATACAAGGCGTTCTGGAATGCCCCCGTCGAAGATCTGTTCCGCAGCTACAATCTCGACGGCTTCCAGTGGGGCGCGGAACGGGCGAGTCCGCTCACGAACTTGATCCAGAACGGCAATGAAAACAGCGCGAGCTGCTTTTGCGAATTCTGCCGCGCGCGTGGCAAGGCCCAGGGGATTGATGCCGAGCGTGCGCGCAAGGGGTACGCGGACGTGCTGGCCTTCGTTCAGGGACTGCGCGCGGGCAAGCCGAGACCTGCCGACGGCACCGCCGCCGGCTTTCTGCGCATATTGCTGCGCTATCCGGAGGTCCTCGCCTGGGAATATCAATACCGCCTGTCGCGCGAGGAAGTCATGAAGGGCATGTACGACACCATCAAGAACATTAAGCCGTCGGCGCCCGTGGGCTGGCACGTCGACCACTGGGCCACGAGCATGGACATGATCGCCCGCGCCGCCATGAGCTATGCCGAGATGGCGCCGCACTCGGATTACCTCAAGGTCGTCGTGTATCATGCCGTGACCGGGCCACGCACGCGCTCGTGGGTCGCAAACGACCAGCGAAGCGTGCTCAGTGACCTGACACTCCAGGAGGCGCTGGATCTTCATTATGAACTCTTCGGCTACGACAAGAAGATCGAAGCGAATGCGACCGATGCCGTTGCGAAGCCAGGCTCGCCGGATTACGTGTATCGGGAGACCAAACGCAGCGTCGCGAGCGCCGAGGGCAAGACGAAGATTTATCCCGGCATCGGCTTCAACGTCCCCGGTGGCCCGCCGGAAGGTCCGGAGACGGTCTATGAAGCCGTCACCAAAGCATACGAAGCCGGCGCCGACGGGATCGTCGCCTCGCGCGAGTACGAGGAAATGACCGTCCCAAATCTGAGAGCCGTCGGGCGCGCCGTACGCGCGCTTAACTAGCTTCTGCTGGCATTCGCCAACAGCCTCAACCGATACACTCTCCGGGAAGATCTGTTTGAGGAGATAGTCGCTCGCCTGGAAACAGTGGATATGAAGGAGATGGCCATCGAAACCTGCGACCACATCCGCAAGGATACGTCCGCCGGCAGGTTGAAAAACCTCGAACCTTTCTCAGAGGACCTCGGTAGCTATCAGGCAAGGAATTATGTCAACAATCTGGCCATCCTGGGTTGGATCTGCCATATAGCGCTTGACCAGCCGCGTGATGCCATTCGCCCCGACCTCATGATCGAGATCAGAAGCGACATCCTCGAAGAGATCGACGGCCCGTTGCTCGTCCATGGCCTTCAAGGCTTCCAGTCCAAACCGATCCTGATCCCACGAACCAGCATCCACCAACCCAACGCCGACTTCCTGGCCGAGCACTACGAAATCTTCCGCAAGGCCAGCTGATACTCACGACCGTTGCATCTCGAAATCCAGAGTTGTCAAAGCCGAGGCATCGATGGGCATTGGTGGAATAGAATTGGTTCAATCGTCGACTTAATCCCACGCCGCTGGTATCCGCCCTTTGCGCTCGCGTTGATGCGACGAACCGTTTTTTGCCATGCGCCCATTTCCCGGCAATACTGAAGCTGTTCCCTCATTCGGCATCCTCTTCTGCCGTTATGGGTTATAATGCCCTCCGGGACGGGATTTCAGGGGACTTTGCCCCGGAAGTTGACATAACGGCCCCTTATCGGAAGTAGGCGAAGACGCTGCGAGCGGGATCCTGACGAGCCCGTGAAATACCTAAACGCAGCCATTCGTATTCTAGGCGTGCTTTCTTTTCTGAGCCTTGTTGGATTTTATCTGGCGTTGCACGACATCTGGCATGAATATGCAAGTCCCGAGGTCTGGACTCGCGCCGGACGCCCCCTTCCGGAATGGATGTCTCCTGTGCCTGGGTGCGCGCCTGAGTGGATGATGATGCAAGTGGGCTTTGTGCTTATCGCCGCCTTCCACATTTTGCTTTTCGTGAGGTTGTTGAAGGGGCTTTCTACCCTTACGTCTGATTTCGGGAAGACCGCAAATTCTTAATTCAGGAGGGGGCGTGGGAAAGGAGCAATTAACGGTGAGAGAGCTGCGAATCATTGCAGCATATAAGAAGATGTATGTACTGAATATGGTTGTACTGTCGATCGGGGTAATTTGTTCAGCCATAATTTTAATCTCGCATACAGGGAAAAAACCTTTTTCCGGAGTCGGTTTCTTGTTGGGGGGAAGTCTGGTGGGCCTTTATTTCTGGTTGACTATCAAAAAGTGGTTACAGATAGTTGATAAGTTAATGACATAAGTTCGACTATGAAATTCCGCGCCGACATGCGCCTCCATTCCCGTTATTCCCGTGCGGAAAGTTGATGAATTGGCAGGTCAAACGGCTACAAGATTGGCGTTCCAGGCAGATTATGGCCAAATCGGAGATTTGGATGTGGATTCCAATCGAACGATTATGGACGACAACGCGACTTACCGCTCGCAATGATAATTTTCATGTTGCCATGCGGCTGAGAGTCCTTGGATAATCGGAGCTCATATGCTTCGAGATGACGGAGTTGCAGATAGGGAGCGCTGCAAGGATACCTTTTGCTGAAACCAACATTCGACTATTGTAAGCAGGCGATATGTTTATGAACTTGGAGCTTTTCGTTTTGTTTCTCCTTGCTTCACAGCTTTATATCCCTGAAGGCTCAAGAATTGCGAAGCCTCAAGCGGGCCCTCCACGCGAGATTCATCAGGCCTTCCTGGCTGATGTTACCTATCCTCACCCCGATGAAACTCGTTGGCCTCCCATCAAAATCGGGCGATGTACTATTTCCTTTGACACTGATTCGGGCGTTGTCGTCAGTGGCAAGGACAATGAGCAAAGGCCCTGGATCGTATACATTGGAACGGAAGGTGGCGTAGGTTATTCGATTGCATGGACGGCGGATCTGGTATCAGGAGCCGAACCAGGTCTCCTGTTTGTACATTACTTTCCTCTCAACGGCAGATGCACAGAACGTAAGAGGATAACCATTATTTATTTTGATAAAGAAGGCCGACCTATACCATGGGAATTGGAGGGGCCTTTTAGACTGGATTTTTCATGGGAGAAGCAGAAGGGGCGAGGAATTCTTGAACTCGGGGACTGGAATCAAAACGGTCTTCCTGAAATTGTGCAAACCGAGTGCTATGCGCATGAATATCAGAAGCAGAACCTCGGTTACACTCCTTACGGCCTTATAGATGTCTATGAGTTAAAAGCCGGATTCTGGCGACGACTCCGCAACCCAGAACGGACATCCCACGAATTGACCTATCAAAAAATCGCCGCCCTCGGTGGACGCAAGCTGGCTCCAAGGCCGAAGAGTCTTTCAAATTTCATACCTGATTACTCCAACGATCGCGTCGAGGGAATTAGCGGCAGAATTTCCAAATTCGTTGCCAAGGATCCGAAAGCAAGGTGCGGCGTGCTCCGAGATTTAATATTTGACCATGACCAAATACGGGAAGCTACCAAGGAAGAAAAAATACAAATTCAAACACAGTGCGAGGATCACTTCATCCTTGAAAATGGCACTAGCTGTTTTGGCAGGCCTGGCATCATTCTTCTTGATAAGAACAAAACCGAGGCAGTTTTGGATTGGCGAACAAAACGCGCACATTCGCTTCTGGAACAGATCATATCCAATAAACTGGATGTAATTTTAACTGGGAAGGTTGAAGAAGATACCTGTTCCCCTACCTTGATTTGGGCCTACAATCGACAATAAAGAGCCTTCAGTCTCGTAACGGTTCCCAACAAAGGCGCGTTTCCGGCAAATTCGGCTTCATGCGGACGTATAGCGCCGTTGTGGTACAATGACCCTGAAACACTAGTTGGCTGGGAAGCCAGGTGCCGGCTTCGAACCGCCCTTCGCGCCCGGCCCGCACTTCAATCGCAACGCAGGGTTTGCACCGGGTCCACGCTCACGGCCCGTTTTGCTGGCACCAACGCTGAAGCGATCGCCGCCGCCATCACCACCAGCGCGGCGGCGACGTAGCCGGCCGGATCGAAGACGTCGAGTTGCTTCACGGAGAAAGCAATGCCGGCTCTGTACCAGCCG
Coding sequences:
- a CDS encoding glycoside hydrolase family 127 protein produces the protein MDEMLSRRDFLGTMGSAAAASVALTPLAQSMPAAQNTRASAAALSKTTPYKKVVIEPFDYAGVTLRQSLWQRQASSGRDYYLSISNDDILHGYRVAAGTANAPGRALGGWASPNSNTVLGQWLQSMARMQRAYGDKDLLEKANILVSEYAKCWPAMSGGAARGGLSHYPYEKLVGGLLDMHHYGGHPEALALCDKITEAAVTSFNRDCVPANREPWELHSGRPGEWYTMPENLYRAYQLTGNSLYNEFANVWLYPAYWDKFAATADPKDAQGVHAYSHCNSFSSAAVAYDVTGDEKYLRIMKNFYDWMQRRQTYATGGYGPDERFVYSDGALGDSLECYSASFECPCCSWAAIKLSRYLMMYTGEARYGDWIERLLYNGVGAALQIKDRGVHMYYMDYHLGSALKYYSRNAFTCCSGTYFQNITEYSNLVYFKDARGLFVNLYLPSEVEWKGPAGTVKIAQTTGYPEAGASTLKLSMDQPAAFALRLRVPGWSKGMTVRVNGQTQTADIRPDQWATVSREWRPGDTVEITIPLQFRRVPIDEQHPNRVAIVRGPVVYGQEDPHKWLSDIPASDDELDKLMKPLANDPAVFQIDNEPVVQQRNAFKPFYRFVELERYRMYFDPRHRRVLW
- a CDS encoding VOC family protein gives rise to the protein MNSGQFRFAYLTAEYERTVSFYRDGLEFAIVDSWDRGPDDRGTVFSAASGMIEVITRPRGGGSSHLWDDRVPQGAFMVIEVADVQEAYRRAVGRRLPVQQELTVQPWGHRSFCLKEPNGLTLYLFSEIAKPKAS
- a CDS encoding alpha/beta hydrolase, producing MKTAGRFARRHWVILVFLCGVLLLVMTSNVLERMFVYFPSKALEGDPSLLGLEYQDLKIVAEDGVRLHGWFIPQPGAQPTLLILHGNAGNISHRLGWIRLLRELNVHVMIIDYRGYGRSEGKPSEKGLYLDARAAYEWWKRERAAGGSKLVLIGESLGGVVAVDLAARVPVDGIVLQSTFTTAWDMAKTIMPIGLLQPLTGVRFDSAAKIQGIGCPKLFIHGDRDEIVPFRLGRRLYDLAAPPKEFFAVPGAGHNDLIGTAGTEYLNRLRSFLEKIGPR
- a CDS encoding twin-arginine translocation signal domain-containing protein, producing the protein MDHESDRRDFIRGLAAAIGAAGVSLNWAECADAVQGPGAAPKPQKAPAGNLVGIQMGPHTMLDEGIDRCLDLIQETAAINTLFVYSHAYGGDLRKPLSYLATDHGVPPHDQRARTLPLVWVKQHDQFFEDTTLRHQKVDATFDYYDRDLFAELVAPVRKRGMKLYARILESGSRAVQNVSKVATVNVAGRPTQTGCWNHPEYKAFWNAPVEDLFRSYNLDGFQWGAERASPLTNLIQNGNENSASCFCEFCRARGKAQGIDAERARKGYADVLAFVQGLRAGKPRPADGTAAGFLRILLRYPEVLAWEYQYRLSREEVMKGMYDTIKNIKPSAPVGWHVDHWATSMDMIARAAMSYAEMAPHSDYLKVVVYHAVTGPRTRSWVANDQRSVLSDLTLQEALDLHYELFGYDKKIEANATDAVAKPGSPDYVYRETKRSVASAEGKTKIYPGIGFNVPGGPPEGPETVYEAVTKAYEAGADGIVASREYEEMTVPNLRAVGRAVRALN
- a CDS encoding FtsX-like permease family protein, producing MALGADKARVTGMVLWQSLRLAVVGAGLGTLAALALARVTAHYGWYRAGIAFSVKQLDVFDPAGYVAAALVVMAAAIASALVPAKRAVSVDPVQTLRCD